One Acetobacterium sp. KB-1 DNA segment encodes these proteins:
- a CDS encoding anaerobic nitric oxide reductase flavorubredoxin: protein MKKRIKNNVSWVGKVDWELQQFHGNEFSTNHGSTYNSYLIEEEKTVLVDTVWLPYAKEFVENLTQVIDLNEIDYIVANHGEVDHSGALPELMARIPDVPIYCSENAVKSLKGQYHQDWNFNVVKTGDKLDVGNGKELIFVEMRMLHWPDSMATYLTGDNILFSNDAFGQHYATEKLFNKLVDQCDLYQEAIKYYANILTPFSAILRKKLDEIIAFNLTIDMIATSHGVIWNDNPMQIVEKYAQWAGDYQENQITIIYDTMWNGTKNLAENIAEGISLTDPDVLVKVFNLSKSDENDLITEVFKAKTVLIGSPTIGGSILHSIAGFVHLMKELKFKNKKAAAFGCYGWSGESTKVLNEWLEGAGFEIINEGLKNQWNPDDTEQISAIDFGKEIAKA, encoded by the coding sequence ATGAAAAAACGAATTAAAAATAACGTGAGCTGGGTAGGTAAAGTCGATTGGGAGCTGCAACAGTTTCATGGCAATGAATTTTCAACCAATCATGGCTCCACTTACAATTCCTATTTAATCGAGGAAGAAAAGACTGTTTTAGTCGACACGGTCTGGTTACCCTATGCCAAAGAATTTGTGGAAAACTTAACGCAGGTAATCGATTTGAATGAGATCGACTATATTGTCGCTAATCATGGGGAAGTGGATCACAGCGGAGCCCTGCCGGAACTGATGGCGAGAATCCCAGATGTTCCCATTTACTGTTCCGAAAACGCAGTAAAGTCTTTAAAGGGTCAGTATCATCAGGACTGGAACTTCAATGTCGTGAAAACCGGAGACAAGCTGGACGTCGGCAATGGTAAAGAATTGATTTTTGTGGAAATGCGGATGCTCCATTGGCCGGACAGCATGGCCACCTATCTGACCGGAGACAATATTCTCTTTAGCAATGATGCCTTTGGCCAGCATTATGCTACCGAAAAACTGTTTAATAAGCTGGTCGATCAATGCGATTTGTATCAGGAAGCGATAAAATACTATGCCAATATTCTAACCCCCTTTAGTGCCATATTGCGAAAGAAATTAGACGAAATTATTGCCTTTAATCTGACCATTGATATGATCGCCACCAGCCATGGCGTCATCTGGAATGACAATCCGATGCAAATCGTTGAGAAATATGCCCAGTGGGCAGGAGATTATCAGGAAAACCAGATCACGATAATCTATGACACGATGTGGAATGGTACTAAAAATCTGGCCGAAAATATTGCCGAGGGGATTAGCCTGACCGATCCAGATGTTTTAGTAAAAGTCTTCAACCTGTCAAAAAGTGATGAGAATGACTTAATTACCGAAGTCTTTAAAGCAAAGACGGTGCTGATTGGTTCGCCGACCATTGGTGGCAGTATCCTTCACTCCATCGCCGGCTTTGTTCATCTGATGAAGGAGCTTAAGTTTAAAAACAAAAAAGCTGCCGCCTTTGGCTGCTATGGTTGGAGCGGTGAGTCAACTAAGGTGTTAAATGAATGGCTGGAAGGCGCCGGATTCGAAATCATCAACGAGGGTCTGAAAAATCAGTGGAACCCCGATGATACTGAGCAGATATCAGCCATCGACTTTGGTAAAGAAATCGCCAAAGCCTAG
- the asrC gene encoding sulfite reductase subunit C: protein MLDLNTKKIKKNAYRVTKVRGETASRVRVPGGLLTAELLPLIQNIAKTYGNGRIHLTTRQGFEIPGIKYTDMDAVNALLQPIIDKLDINQEIPGKGYTAAGTRNISACIGSNTCPFATYNTTNFAKKMEQEIFPNDLHFKVAFTGCANDCIKTRMQDFGIIGMTEPQYQKERCMGCLACVKACQKKSVDALSVENYRIVRNTEKCVGCGECVINCPTRAWTRSPETYYRLAIMGRTGKRNPRLAEDFLVWATEDAIVKIIKNTYRFVENYINREAPGGKEHIGYIIDRTGFEEYKKWAMEGVELDPRTIVKSPVYWGGIHYD from the coding sequence ATGTTAGATCTAAATACCAAGAAGATAAAGAAGAATGCCTATCGCGTCACCAAGGTCCGTGGGGAAACCGCCTCACGAGTCCGGGTTCCCGGCGGCTTATTAACGGCGGAACTGCTGCCGCTGATTCAAAACATTGCAAAAACCTATGGCAATGGCCGCATCCATTTAACCACCCGTCAGGGCTTTGAAATCCCGGGTATTAAATATACCGATATGGACGCCGTCAATGCGCTGCTACAGCCGATTATTGATAAATTGGATATTAATCAGGAAATCCCAGGCAAAGGCTATACCGCAGCCGGCACGCGCAATATCTCTGCCTGTATCGGCAGTAATACCTGTCCATTTGCCACCTATAATACCACTAATTTTGCCAAGAAAATGGAGCAGGAAATCTTTCCCAATGATCTCCATTTTAAGGTCGCCTTCACCGGCTGTGCCAATGACTGCATCAAAACCCGGATGCAGGATTTTGGGATCATCGGGATGACCGAACCCCAGTATCAAAAAGAACGCTGCATGGGTTGTCTGGCCTGTGTTAAAGCCTGCCAGAAAAAATCGGTGGATGCTTTGTCAGTAGAGAATTACCGAATTGTCCGAAACACCGAAAAATGTGTCGGCTGTGGCGAATGTGTGATCAACTGCCCAACCCGGGCCTGGACCCGCAGCCCGGAAACCTACTACCGATTGGCGATTATGGGACGAACCGGAAAACGAAACCCCCGGCTGGCCGAAGATTTTCTGGTTTGGGCGACCGAAGACGCGATTGTCAAAATTATTAAAAATACCTATCGATTTGTAGAAAACTACATCAATCGGGAAGCACCCGGCGGCAAAGAACACATCGGCTACATCATCGACCGCACTGGCTTTGAAGAATATAAAAAGTGGGCTATGGAAGGCGTGGAACTGGATCCCCGCACCATCGTCAAAAGCCCGGTTTACTGGGGCGGTATTCACTACGATTGA
- the asrB gene encoding anaerobic sulfite reductase subunit AsrB: MTATTTASHTTNSDNPYLPFLSEIVDVIKHTEIEFTFRMTYRGEVKPGQFFEVSLPKFGEAPISVSGIGNGTVDLTIRKVGKVTDEIFENYVGDTLFLRGPYGNGFDITNYMGKEIILVAGGTGLSPVKGIVDYFSAHPNDCKSFTLLVGFKSPNDVLFKKDFKEWEKNINVIMTVDTPVDGYCGKCGLVTQYIPEIPIKNTDEAIGIVVGPPMMMKCTITELFNVGFKEENIWISQERKMCCGIGKCGHCKIDDTYICLDGPVFNYTKGKFLKD, translated from the coding sequence ATGACTGCGACAACAACTGCGTCTCATACAACGAATTCAGATAATCCTTATCTTCCTTTCCTTTCGGAAATCGTCGACGTGATCAAACATACTGAAATTGAGTTTACCTTCCGGATGACCTATCGCGGCGAGGTCAAACCGGGACAATTTTTTGAGGTATCGCTACCCAAGTTTGGCGAAGCCCCCATTTCGGTCAGCGGCATCGGTAATGGCACGGTTGATCTGACCATTCGTAAAGTCGGCAAGGTTACGGATGAAATCTTCGAAAATTATGTCGGCGATACCCTGTTCCTTCGGGGACCCTATGGCAATGGCTTTGATATCACCAACTATATGGGCAAAGAAATTATTCTGGTTGCTGGCGGCACCGGTCTTTCGCCAGTGAAAGGGATCGTCGATTATTTTTCGGCCCATCCCAACGACTGCAAAAGTTTTACCCTGTTAGTAGGTTTTAAATCGCCCAACGATGTCCTCTTTAAAAAAGACTTCAAAGAGTGGGAAAAAAACATCAATGTCATTATGACCGTGGATACCCCGGTCGATGGCTATTGCGGCAAATGCGGACTGGTTACCCAATACATTCCGGAAATCCCGATTAAAAACACTGACGAAGCGATCGGGATTGTGGTGGGACCACCGATGATGATGAAATGCACGATCACCGAGCTTTTTAATGTCGGATTCAAAGAAGAAAATATCTGGATCTCCCAGGAGCGAAAAATGTGCTGTGGCATTGGTAAATGCGGTCACTGTAAAATCGATGATACCTATATTTGTCTGGACGGTCCGGTTTTTAACTACACCAAGGGAAAATTTTTAAAGGATTAG
- the asrA gene encoding anaerobic sulfite reductase subunit AsrA codes for MGYQTTPEKINAIFSDLSKDFIIYAPKRFVGDGTFTDIDTIRYGEIADLSEIEFAEKSDYSFKEVLLPISETLFYFTENEIKESDVPQKGAIVFLRSCDLHGLKRMDTIYLENGAVDSYYKRLRDQTKFILIGCENSFENCFCVSMGTQKSDDYDAYIKVDGETVLVDSHWDLLDTALAGATPSSVIPDSVTANDTVVTISETVPQTLFDAPFWEDYGNRCIACGRCNFVCPTCTCFTMQDIFYTDNGKAGERRRVWASCHVDGYTDMAGGHAFRNDKGQRMRFKVMHKINDYKRRFGTHMCIGCGRCDDVCPEYISFANCINKLSDLVNDAAKEEI; via the coding sequence ATGGGTTACCAAACTACGCCAGAGAAAATCAATGCTATTTTTTCTGACCTTTCAAAAGACTTCATTATTTATGCCCCCAAGCGGTTTGTCGGCGATGGCACCTTTACCGATATCGACACCATTCGTTACGGCGAAATCGCAGATCTATCTGAAATCGAATTTGCCGAAAAATCAGACTACTCTTTTAAAGAGGTCTTACTCCCCATCTCTGAAACACTTTTTTATTTTACTGAAAATGAAATAAAGGAGTCTGATGTGCCCCAAAAAGGGGCGATTGTGTTTTTACGTAGCTGTGATCTGCACGGTCTTAAACGAATGGATACCATTTATCTGGAAAACGGCGCTGTCGATAGCTATTACAAAAGGCTGCGGGATCAGACCAAATTTATTTTAATCGGCTGCGAAAATTCCTTTGAAAACTGTTTCTGCGTTTCGATGGGCACCCAGAAAAGCGACGACTATGACGCTTACATAAAGGTTGATGGTGAAACCGTGCTGGTTGACAGTCACTGGGATCTCCTGGACACCGCTTTGGCCGGTGCAACACCATCATCAGTGATTCCTGATTCTGTCACCGCCAATGACACCGTCGTGACGATTTCCGAAACGGTTCCCCAGACCCTGTTTGACGCTCCATTCTGGGAAGATTACGGCAACCGTTGCATTGCCTGCGGACGATGCAACTTTGTTTGTCCCACCTGTACCTGCTTCACAATGCAGGATATTTTCTACACCGACAACGGCAAAGCCGGCGAACGGCGGCGGGTTTGGGCTTCCTGTCATGTTGATGGCTACACTGATATGGCCGGCGGACATGCGTTTCGAAATGACAAGGGCCAACGGATGCGCTTTAAGGTGATGCACAAGATAAACGATTATAAACGACGCTTCGGCACCCATATGTGTATTGGCTGCGGCCGCTGCGACGATGTCTGTCCGGAATATATTTCTTTTGCCAATTGCATCAATAAACTGAGTGATTTGGTAAATGATGCTGCAAAGGAGGAAATTTAA
- the hcp gene encoding hydroxylamine reductase, with translation MKDMFCFQCEQTAKGTGCEVKGVCGKTAPVAGLQDKLVGACIGLSKAVKKTAATPATDACIKKALFTTVTNVSFDDESLKVMVDCVDKMKADLDPTAEDYDMAKLWDDNEDIRSLKTLILLGVKGVAAYAHHAAILGYNDPEVDAFFYEALAAVGSDLGMDVLLPLVLKTGEINLKCMALLDKANTETYGTPVPTEVPLTIEKGPFIIITGHDLHDLKLLLEQTEGKGINIYTHGEMLPAHAYPGLKKHTHLKGNFGTAWQNQQKEFAAVPAPVLFTTNCIMPVKESYSDRIFTTDVVQYPDMIHVGKEKDFAPVIKKALELGGYPEDKEMTGINGGKTLLTGFGHGTVLGVADKVIAAVKAGDIKHFFLVGGCDGAKTGRNYYTEFVEKTPADTIVLTLACGKYRFNDLDLGTIGGLPRLMDMGQCNDAYSAIQVAVALAGAFDCDVNELPLSMVLSWYEQKAVCILLTLLHLGIKNILLGPSLPAFISPNVLNVLVENYNIGPITTPEADMAKLLG, from the coding sequence ATGAAAGACATGTTTTGTTTTCAATGTGAACAGACTGCCAAAGGAACCGGATGTGAGGTCAAGGGAGTCTGTGGTAAAACAGCGCCAGTTGCCGGTCTCCAGGATAAATTAGTCGGTGCCTGTATTGGGCTGTCTAAAGCCGTAAAAAAAACAGCGGCTACCCCGGCCACCGACGCCTGTATCAAAAAAGCATTATTCACTACTGTTACCAATGTCAGTTTTGATGATGAGAGTCTTAAAGTAATGGTAGACTGTGTTGACAAAATGAAAGCTGATCTGGATCCAACCGCCGAAGATTATGATATGGCAAAACTCTGGGATGATAATGAAGATATTCGATCCCTGAAAACGCTGATCCTTTTAGGTGTTAAAGGAGTGGCTGCCTATGCTCATCATGCCGCAATCCTGGGTTACAACGACCCTGAAGTCGATGCCTTCTTCTATGAAGCACTCGCTGCTGTCGGCTCTGATCTGGGCATGGACGTGTTACTGCCACTAGTACTCAAAACCGGCGAAATTAATTTAAAATGCATGGCATTGCTGGATAAAGCTAATACCGAAACCTATGGCACCCCGGTACCAACAGAAGTGCCATTAACCATTGAAAAAGGACCTTTTATTATCATCACGGGTCATGATTTACATGATTTAAAATTATTGCTGGAACAAACCGAAGGCAAGGGCATCAATATTTATACTCACGGTGAAATGCTGCCAGCCCATGCTTATCCAGGACTCAAAAAACATACCCACTTAAAAGGAAACTTTGGGACAGCCTGGCAAAACCAGCAAAAAGAATTCGCTGCTGTACCAGCCCCGGTTCTTTTCACCACCAACTGTATTATGCCAGTGAAAGAAAGCTATTCTGACCGTATTTTCACCACCGATGTGGTTCAATACCCCGACATGATCCATGTTGGCAAAGAAAAAGATTTTGCCCCAGTGATAAAAAAAGCGCTGGAACTGGGCGGATACCCGGAAGATAAGGAAATGACCGGCATCAATGGCGGTAAAACACTATTAACCGGATTTGGTCATGGCACTGTTTTAGGCGTTGCTGACAAGGTTATCGCGGCTGTTAAAGCTGGCGATATCAAACACTTCTTCCTGGTTGGAGGCTGTGACGGGGCTAAAACCGGACGTAACTACTACACCGAATTTGTTGAAAAAACACCGGCTGATACGATTGTCTTAACCCTGGCCTGTGGTAAATACCGCTTCAACGATCTTGATCTGGGCACCATCGGCGGCTTGCCACGACTGATGGATATGGGCCAATGCAATGATGCTTACTCGGCCATTCAGGTGGCTGTGGCTCTGGCTGGCGCTTTTGATTGCGATGTTAACGAATTACCGCTAAGCATGGTCTTATCCTGGTACGAACAAAAAGCGGTTTGTATCTTACTGACCCTGTTACACCTCGGCATCAAGAACATCTTATTAGGACCATCACTACCCGCTTTTATTTCACCCAACGTTTTAAACGTGCTGGTTGAAAACTACAACATCGGACCAATCACCACCCCAGAAGCTGATATGGCAAAATTACTGGGTTAA
- a CDS encoding GAF domain-containing protein: protein MSLKMSKLLDIEKYLLLELVYFHLPSQYKNQITRETPIKLDEYIDLIEQCGCSTYPGFISRSRHGSQYKRRRQAHFKRIYASSDNLDDVIITGYRNDNYGCYGNSDDKIKSSFVGIAMEDCENNGAVVFSGCEQMDLSSIVLDWGGCLIASLGVVTAHHHKAIDFFDYYMTGILGERNLFGHSKGGNLATYVYINRLDENTNAYCVNAQPYCWYTMSDSQKAALKTDRFEYIVHANDPTRKASYVSYISRTAPLNRYANRHFIDIHGFAEVSFDEFGNLEGTRVIRETNSRLKTRFFNDYATEKRLTHDECLAQFQENIDKIISLPRLLSTTLDEILLVTEAQAAIIWLRDEDTRGSFIYPLIIKGPRAEDLYQLKLRPGQGIAAQSVFAGLPLYIKDFRHYRLQVGSLKRAMGLTITSEIAVPLGIDESEVFGALELVNKQNGFFSVEDFALVNEMTLVMLDVFKKSGKSLDNYRDFSLLQIRKGGKPIFAVEKNGYQEENFITQEEKSFFLKKIMGQSLESDERLIFNRVTFTRNKQDQLKRLRKQEYVMIFENSHLRVSKTRVKTVLVALLLHLRENRINLNALASMIGLEDKMNTSIKDLSGAEYIRLEYGMARIRRPQLIIVNTPPRGVSTAAFLALCSRLKKDCEKKVATVIVLTDK, encoded by the coding sequence ATGAGCCTGAAAATGAGTAAGTTGCTGGATATTGAAAAATACTTGTTGCTGGAACTGGTTTATTTTCATTTGCCATCCCAGTATAAAAATCAGATTACCCGGGAAACCCCGATAAAATTGGATGAATATATCGATCTGATAGAGCAGTGTGGCTGTTCGACGTATCCTGGTTTTATTAGTCGCTCTCGGCATGGGAGCCAATACAAAAGAAGAAGGCAGGCTCATTTTAAGCGAATTTACGCATCCAGCGATAACCTGGACGATGTTATTATTACTGGTTATCGTAATGATAATTATGGTTGCTACGGTAATTCCGACGATAAGATTAAATCCAGCTTTGTTGGCATTGCCATGGAAGACTGCGAAAATAACGGGGCGGTGGTTTTTAGCGGTTGTGAACAGATGGATCTCAGCAGTATTGTTCTGGACTGGGGCGGATGTCTGATTGCTTCGTTGGGCGTGGTCACCGCTCATCATCATAAAGCGATCGATTTTTTCGACTACTATATGACCGGGATTCTGGGGGAACGTAATCTTTTCGGACATTCTAAAGGTGGTAATCTGGCCACCTACGTTTATATCAATCGGCTTGACGAAAACACTAATGCTTATTGCGTTAATGCCCAGCCCTATTGTTGGTACACCATGAGTGACAGTCAGAAGGCGGCCTTAAAAACAGATCGATTTGAGTATATTGTTCATGCCAATGACCCCACTAGAAAGGCCAGCTATGTGTCTTATATCAGCCGTACGGCTCCTCTGAACCGCTATGCAAACCGACATTTTATTGATATTCATGGCTTTGCTGAGGTTAGTTTTGACGAATTTGGAAATCTGGAAGGTACCCGGGTTATCCGGGAAACCAATAGCCGACTGAAAACCCGATTTTTTAACGACTATGCCACTGAAAAGCGTTTGACCCACGATGAATGTTTGGCCCAGTTCCAGGAAAACATTGACAAGATCATCTCACTGCCCCGGCTATTAAGCACTACCCTGGACGAAATCCTATTGGTAACCGAGGCTCAAGCGGCAATTATCTGGCTTCGAGATGAAGATACCCGGGGGTCATTTATTTATCCATTAATTATTAAAGGCCCCCGGGCAGAAGATCTTTATCAACTGAAACTGCGCCCGGGACAGGGGATTGCAGCCCAATCAGTCTTTGCTGGATTGCCACTATATATCAAAGATTTCCGTCACTACCGGCTACAGGTTGGTAGTCTGAAGCGAGCTATGGGTTTGACCATTACCTCTGAAATTGCGGTGCCGTTGGGAATTGATGAATCGGAGGTTTTTGGCGCCTTGGAGCTGGTTAACAAACAAAATGGTTTTTTTTCAGTGGAAGATTTTGCTCTGGTCAATGAAATGACCCTGGTAATGTTGGATGTCTTTAAAAAATCCGGTAAATCTCTGGATAATTATCGTGATTTTTCTTTGTTACAGATCCGAAAAGGTGGAAAGCCGATCTTTGCGGTGGAAAAGAACGGTTATCAGGAAGAAAACTTTATTACCCAAGAAGAGAAGAGCTTTTTTTTAAAAAAAATCATGGGTCAGTCTTTAGAATCCGATGAGCGGTTGATTTTTAACCGGGTCACATTTACCAGGAACAAGCAGGATCAGTTAAAACGATTGCGAAAGCAGGAATATGTGATGATCTTTGAAAATTCGCATTTGCGGGTTAGCAAAACCCGGGTCAAGACAGTGTTGGTTGCGCTGCTTTTACATCTCCGGGAGAATCGGATCAACCTAAATGCACTGGCAAGCATGATTGGTCTTGAGGACAAGATGAATACTTCTATTAAAGATCTTAGTGGCGCTGAATACATCCGCCTGGAATATGGCATGGCACGAATCCGGCGACCCCAATTGATTATTGTCAACACCCCGCCTCGGGGTGTTAGTACCGCCGCCTTTTTGGCTTTGTGCAGTCGACTTAAGAAAGACTGCGAGAAGAAAGTGGCCACTGTGATTGTACTTACGGACAAATGA
- a CDS encoding HAD family hydrolase, giving the protein MINLKIPGYETITVEHVTFDYNGTLAVDGFLVKGLKERLVALTKLGVDVYILTADTFGLVRKQCGDLPVTIEIFSKDNISKKKKAFVESIGGATNVAIGNGNNDREMFLESRLSIAVIGTEGCFAKSLLAADIVVNSPLDALDLLLNSDRMVATLRT; this is encoded by the coding sequence ATGATAAATCTAAAAATTCCCGGCTATGAGACCATCACAGTTGAGCATGTGACCTTTGATTATAACGGTACCCTGGCAGTCGATGGCTTTCTGGTGAAGGGGCTTAAAGAAAGACTGGTGGCTCTTACAAAGCTGGGGGTGGACGTGTATATTCTTACCGCTGATACCTTTGGTCTGGTGCGAAAGCAATGCGGAGATCTGCCGGTGACCATTGAGATTTTTTCAAAAGATAATATTTCAAAAAAGAAAAAAGCCTTCGTTGAGTCGATCGGTGGAGCGACTAATGTTGCCATCGGAAACGGCAACAATGACCGGGAAATGTTTTTAGAAAGCCGGCTTTCCATCGCTGTGATCGGAACTGAAGGCTGTTTTGCAAAGTCACTGCTGGCAGCGGATATTGTCGTGAACAGTCCGCTGGATGCTCTGGATTTATTATTAAACTCAGACCGGATGGTCGCTACTCTAAGGACGTAG
- a CDS encoding glycerol-3-phosphate responsive antiterminator, with amino-acid sequence MSWIDFTEFQVIPSIRRLGDLEIALNSDVQVVLLTEAHIANLQELVKLVHAKDKKALINLELLGGFGKDHVGMKLLKNYYHVDGVMSTDSGKLGMAKQCGLVTFQRFFLHDSRSFETALKIIECSRVDGAELLPAIMALDCYQTLIAAAKIPLLAGGFVRDREMMGKIKACGFKGLTVSDKSLW; translated from the coding sequence ATGAGTTGGATTGATTTTACAGAATTCCAGGTTATTCCTTCGATTCGCAGGCTGGGTGATTTAGAAATTGCGCTTAATAGTGATGTTCAGGTCGTTTTACTCACTGAAGCCCACATTGCCAATCTGCAGGAGCTGGTTAAACTGGTACATGCAAAAGATAAGAAGGCGCTGATCAATCTGGAGTTGCTGGGTGGTTTTGGAAAAGATCACGTGGGAATGAAGCTATTAAAAAACTATTACCATGTGGATGGGGTCATGTCAACCGACAGCGGTAAGCTGGGGATGGCAAAACAATGTGGTCTCGTTACTTTTCAGCGATTTTTTCTTCATGATTCGCGATCTTTTGAGACCGCGCTTAAAATTATTGAATGTTCACGGGTTGACGGAGCTGAGCTGCTACCGGCGATCATGGCTCTGGATTGTTATCAAACACTGATTGCGGCGGCAAAAATTCCCTTATTAGCAGGCGGATTTGTCCGGGACCGGGAAATGATGGGAAAGATTAAAGCATGTGGTTTTAAGGGTTTGACGGTCAGCGACAAGTCGCTGTGGTAA